A single genomic interval of Anopheles darlingi chromosome X, idAnoDarlMG_H_01, whole genome shotgun sequence harbors:
- the LOC125955566 gene encoding GDP-D-glucose phosphorylase 1: MNQPIMSSMGDCCYQLQDAVLMPEPELQQRLESAWTERHAAGIGFRYRLNIEKQRIVPGHFQFLLQLNRDRLTQRRQPQQISLDAPFDESIFNFTKVHNDEVLLELQPASEDIGHCELLRRVPVTLLINNSPLSIYHSLVVPERHKCCPQRLTPGAIRMALELLYRLPDRRYRLSYNSPGALASVNHQHLHLVRVDHELYVQRAPLIPVGNDDRLTRLTDDSPVQGYCYELYNAQRDLEPVCRGLHELVNLLARRQMPYNLFFTWTEPTKPAAGTVRVLVYPRLTPCVNKSACSFNAAALEMSGYVSVGDAADYEQLDEGKIRVALQEAQGDVYGALQPEFASNSEFTIAKSLSA, encoded by the exons ATGAACCAGCCGATCATGAGCTCCATGGGTGATTGTTGCTATCAGCTGCAGGATGCCGTCCTCATGCCTGAGCCAGAGCTACAACAACGACTGGAGAGTGCCTGGACGGAACGACACGCGGCAGGTATCGGGTTTCGGTACAGGCTGAATATAGAAAAACAGCGCATTGTTCCAGGACATTTTCAATTCTTGCTACAA CTGAATCGTGACCGCCTGACACAACGTCGCCAGCCACAACAGATATCCCTGGATGCCCCCTTCGATGAGTCCATATTTAATTTCACTAAAGTCCACAACGATGAGGTACTGCTCGAGCTGCAGCCAGCGTCAGAGGACATAGGACATTGTGAACTTCTACGTCGTGTTCCGGTGACGTTGCTTATCAACAATAGTCCTCTGTCAATTTATCACTCGCTGGTCGTACCGGAACGGCACAAGTGCTGTCCTCAGCGGCTAACACCAGGTGCCATACGGATGGCTTTGGAACTATTGTACCGGCTTCCCGATCGACGGTACCGACTTAGTTACAACAGTCCCGGGGCGCTTGCCTCCGTGAATCACCAGCATCTACATCTAGTGCGTGTTGATCACGAGCTCTATGTACAGCGTGCG CCTCTGATTCCGGTTGGTAACGATGATCGATTGACTCGCCTGACGGACGATTCGCCGGTGCAGGGCTATTGTTACGAGTTGTACAATGCTCAGCGTGACCTGGAGCCCGTTTGTCGTGGTTTACATGAGCTGGTCAATCTGCTGGCACGGCGACAAATGCCTTATAATCTATTTTTTACATGGACGGAGCCAACAAAACCGGCAGCAGGCACGGTTCGAGTGCTGGTGTATCCCCGGTTGACACCATGCGTCAACAAAAGTGCCTGTTCTTTCAATGCGGCCGCACTCGAGATGAGTGGTTATGTCTCAGTTGGTGATGCGGCTGATTATGAGCAGTTAGACGAAGGTAAAATAAGGGTAGCACTTCAGGAAGCACAAGGCGATGTGTACGGTGCGTTGCAACCGGAGTTTGCGAGTAACTCAGAGTTTACCATCGCAAAGAGTTTATCCGCATAA
- the LOC125953831 gene encoding proton-associated sugar transporter A: MEKLHEYQGWSGRWHEWRAGVRQRCEAWREQHPAGLRQYLLDSFSLTPSPGGRRTDDGGGGGGGGGGWNENTVDFSHIYRPKTRLELVRVSAAVMGIEFSYAAETAFVSPTLLKIGVEHQHMTLVWCLSPLVGFFLTPVLGSLSDRCRSNLGRRRPFILLLSLGVLLGLLLVPNGEDLGYAMGDFNPYTTPTAGNLTAADGSVVGPQMIGLPHRATASETVPAALPPDGDEQSSTSAPAHRPRHPWGIFFTILGTVLLDFNADACQSPSRAFLLDVTVPEDHARGLSTFTIMAGLGGFMGYSLGGIDWDSTTLGVVFGGHVRAVFSLITIIFIVCVLFTATSFSEIPLWILEEEIERQEPPAPALAPAANAGPLERIELAANTSYGATERLATSGSSIDDDHRLQHPATTPTTTTTMKQHQHQQQRRYTMPAPLLNLAMPTKSTSNYDVLPGDNYNETSFGAREEALHDHHHHHQADPTELAIDPTTTATATTGSHPSAPLGTVSLGTYLLSIVYMPHSLRMLCLTNLFCWMAHVCYSLYFTDFVGEAVFGGDPKALDGTEKYLLYEAGVRFGCWGMAMYSLSCACYSLVIERLIKRLRARRVYVGGLLFYCCGMTMMALTKHRIGVIVFSWTAGVMYSTLFTMPYLLVAHYHSVGVFEVDKTGMVKKPADNIRGLGTDVAIVSSMVFLAQFVLSICMGSIVAWSGTTTAVVSVAALLSFCGAIAATQVMYLDL, encoded by the exons ATGGAGAAGTTGCACGAGTATCAGGGCTGGTCGGGTCGGTGGCACGAATGGCGCGCCGGTGTCCGGCAGCGCTGCGAAGCGTGGCGCGAGCAGCACCCGGCCGGTCTGCGCCAGTATCTGCTCGATTCGTTCTCCCTAACACCGTCGCCCGGTGGCCGGCgtactgatgatggtggtggtggtggtggcggtggcggcgggtGGAACGAGAATACGGTCGACTTTTCACACATCTACCG CCCGAAAACTCGGCTCGAGCTGGTGCGCGTCTCGGCGGCCGTCATGGGTATCGAGTTCTCGTACGCCGCCGAGACGGCCTTCGTGTCGCCAACGCTGCTGAAGATTGGTGTCGAGCACCAGCACATGACGCTCGTCTGGTGTCTGTCGCCGTTGGTCGGCTTCTTCCTGACACCGGTGCTCGGTTCGCTCAGCGATCGCTGCCGGAGCAACCTTGGCCGGCGGCGCCCGttcatactgctgctgtcgctcgGTGTGCTGCTCGGCCTGCTGCTCGTACCGAACGGTGAAGATCTGGGTTACGCGATGGGTGACTTCAATCCGTACACCACGCCGACCGCCGGTAATCTTACCGCAGCGGACGGCAGCGTCGTGGGACCGCAGATGATCGGGTTGCCACACCGGGCGACCGCATCGGAAACGGTGCCGGCAGCGCTACCGCCCGATGGCGACGAGCAATCGTCGACGAGCGCGCCGGCACACCGACCGCGCCACCCTTGGGGTATCTTCTTCACCATCCTCGGTACGGTGCTGCTCGACTTCAACGCCGATGCCTGCCAGAGCCCGTCCCGGGCGTTCCTGCTCGACGTCACCGTACCCGAGGATCATGCCCGCGGTCTCTCCACCTTTACGATAATGGCCGGGTTGGGTGGGTTCATGGGTTACTCGCTCGGTGGTATCGACTGGGACAGCACGACACTGGGCGTCGTGTTCGGTGGGCACGTACGGGCCGTGTTCTCGCTCATCACGATCATCTTTATCGTGTGCGTGCTGTTTACCGCGACGAGCTTCAGCGAGATACCGCTCTGGATACTGGAGGAGGAGATCGAGCGGCaggaaccaccggcaccggcactggcaccggcagcgaACGCTGGACCGCTCGAACGGATCGAGCTGGCGGCCAACACATCGTACGGTGCGACCGAGCGCCTAGCGACGAGCGGCTCtagcatcgacgacgaccaccggctgcagcatccagccacaacccccaccaccaccaccaccatgaaacagcatcagcatcagcagcagcgccgctATACGATGCCGGCACCACTACTCAATCTAGCCATGCCGACCAAGTCTACCTCGAACTACGATGTGCTACCGGGCGATAACTACAACGAGACGAGCTTTGGCGCTCGCGAAGAAGCCCtgcacgaccaccaccaccaccaccaggcggaTCCGACCGAACTAGCGATcgatcccaccaccaccgccaccgccaccaccgggagcCATCCGTCTGCCCCGCTGGGAACCGTTTCGCTCGGCACCTACCTGCTGTCCATCGTCTACATGCCGCACTCGTTGCGCATGCTCTGCCTGACCAATCTGTTCTGCTGGATGGCTCACGTCTGCTACTCGCTCTACTTTACCGATTTCGTCGGCGAGGCTGTCTTTGGTGGTGATCCAAAG GCGCTGGACGGTACCGAGAAGTATCTGCTGTACGAGGCCGgtgtccggttcggttgctggGGTATGGCCATGTACTCGCTCTCATGCGCCTGCTATTCGCTGGTGATCGAGCGGCTGATCAAGCGACTCCGCGCTCGCCGTGTTTACGTCGGCGGTTTGCTGTTCTACTGCTGTGGTATGACCATGATGGCGCTGACCAAGCATCGGATCGGCGTGATCGTGTTCAGCTGGACCGCCGGTGTGATGTACTCGACGCTCTTCACGATGCCGTACCTGCTGGTGGCCCACTATCACTCGGTAGGGGTG ttCGAGGTGGACAAGACGGGCATGGTGAAGAAGCCGGCCGATAATATCCGCGGGCTCGGCACGGATGTggccatcgtcagcagcatggTGTTCCTGGCGCAGTTTGTGCTGTCCATTTGCATGGGTTCCATCGTTGCCTGgagcggcaccaccacggccGTGGTTAGCGTAGCAGCCCTGCTTAGCTTCTGCGGGGCCATCGCGGCCACGCAGGTGATGTACTTGGATCTGTAA
- the LOC125954394 gene encoding tetratricopeptide repeat protein 21B-like: protein MDEHDYRSVIIYYARGRYYRTMQRVALDAMSTYSSDASFRFFNGLALVLDGVRMQEGIRELNQLHNEYDFAMAVTLCLIYAHKRCIILDKEELMNLDARLKDERSRLNGYSAYYAGLFWFMSGKPEKAREYAERSLKLLPDNADALALKGWSEVQLGNTTNQTLELFNKALRHGKHLDASLGQAHFHQLRNDFDTAVAFLNGLSVRFPSLVIPLVEKMKTHLSNWHWDNTIETANRVLASDAANIEALKVKILVLLVKDGNYSAGAGALQYLFKSMEKQEPTNGTLFVKLGQLYSTVCGRDPRILTESFKFVENAVKINPSDAEFLTELGYQAILQQRYRDAVGYFKSATKVNDSSTNTLCGLTLCLMLENGISEQVVQQLEFLTEIQGPEANPLLLFMTAKLHRDNHEKAIGLLTAASEAHFKNLKALSYGTEYMQLFKPDFLLQLVRELLQHAPIGGIISDAMRHPTDGVHPVYLQCGNILDMIVKACPGLLEAVYLMAMVQYLSGEVNTATSTLNHILYDLDPACSEAHLLLAQIFIEQKQYQRAVQTLEICLSHSFKVRENPMYHLLYGIILKNQQQFENAMNSFMLAMNLSGINGNKPVDGASAKQQPALSPNSNQLSLGDRLTLYLEVIGTHQQLNQSSEAFKLLEVVSSEFGETTEEGRLTIAMADLYLQQGNHARAIELLKNIPLNVPYYVQAKTKMAYIYLNHRKDRLMYAQCFRELVANCPGASSYLLLGDACMSIQEPDDAIEAYREALRQNPCDPLIASKLGRAYVRTHQYNKAIAYYQEAIESPENYPLRLDLAELFLKLKKYQNAEEVLSEEGSIAKGDSNDLTVMQMRTKQLLLLARIREKANQLNASLQTLKEARDNQLKVQQRLMVGQTNVSSEPKKMLSKICVLMAEQSMAIRDNEQMVMHYKEALKFAHGDTSVMASLARIYMQLNQISECQAMCAQIFQLEPKNETALVMMADLSFRQMDFEGAVYHFSQLLLNQPTYWTALARMVEVMRRSGLLSEASGFLERASEASRAEGEAGYNYCKGLYEWYRGNPNSALRLFNLCRRDAEWGQQAIYNMIGICLNPDGDLPSEGAAADVGASDLEVKDSRSMALRTAERLLNELRPRHGVMENERLNHQLLENFLLLASRQKHSVERSLQNFTTLAGQVQHRENIGAIYGMAAAHVMLKQSQRAKNQLKRVAKHVWTFEDAEYLEMCWLLLADLYVQAGKYELATELLRRVLQHNKSCTKAHELSGIAAEKDQNYRAAAHSYDAAWRYCGKTKPNIGFKLAFNYMKTKRYADAIDICQQVLKLHPDYPSIRKDILEKCINNLKS, encoded by the exons ATGGACGAACACGATTATCGTAGTGTAATTATCTATTACGCCCGGGGACGGTATTACCGTACCATGCAGCGCGTTGCGCTGGATGCGATGTCCACCTACTCGAGTGATGCTAGCTTCCGGTTCTTCAACGGTCTCGCCCTAGTGCTCGATGGTGTTCGCATGCAAGAGGGCATCCGCGAGTTGAATCAGTTGCACAATGAGTACGATTTCGCAATGGCCGTGACGCTCTGTCTGATCTATGCGCACAAGCGATGCATCATCCTGGACAAGGAAGAGCTGATGAACCTAGACGCGCGGCTGAAGGACGAACGTTCGCGGCTCAACGGCTATTCGGCCTACTATGCCGGTCTGTTTTGGTTCATGAGCGGCAAACCGGAAAAGGCCAGAGAGTACGCGGAGCGCTcgctgaagctgctgccagACAACGCTGATGCGCTTGCCCTGAAAGGATGGTCAGAGGTGCAGCTTGGGAACACTACCAACCAAACGCTCGAGCTATTCAACAAAGCACTGCGGCATGGCAAACATCTGGACGCTAGTCTTGGTCAGGCGCATTTCCACCAGCTCCGCAACGATTTCGACACTGCCGTGGCCTTCTTGAATGGATTGTCTGTGCGCTTTCCCAGTCTCGTCATTCCGCTCGTGGAGAAAATGAAGACACACCTGTCAAACTGGCACTGGGATAACACGATCGAAACGGCTAATCGTGTGCTAGCGTCCGATGCGGCGAATATCGAAGCGCTGAAGGTGAAAATTTTGGTACTGCTTGTGAAGGATGGTAACTActcggccggtgccggtgcgctgCAGTATTTATTCAAGTCGATGGAGAAGCAAGAACCAACCAATGGTACCCTGTTCGTGAAGCTGGGCCAGCTGTACTCGACGGTTTGCGGGCGTGATCCTAGAATACTAACCGAATCGTTCAAATTCGTCGAGAATGCAGTTAAAATCAATCCCTCCGATGCAGAATTTCTGACAGAGCTCGGCTACCAAGCCATCTTGCAGCAGCGGTACAGAGATGCGGTTGGATACTTTAAGAGCGCCACCAAGGTGAACGATAGCTCGACGAACACGCTCTGTGGGTTAACGCTCTGCCTCATGCTGGAGAATGGTATCTCCGAACAGGTGGTACAGCAGCTTGAGTTTCTAACAGAGATACAGGGTCCCGAAGCGAACCCGCTCTTGCTGTTCATGACGGCAAAGTTGCATCGCGATAATCACGAAAAGGCGATAGGGCTTTTGACGGCGGCTTCGGAGGCACATTTCAAAAATCTGAAAGCCCTGTCGTATGGCACGGAGTATATGCAGTTGTTCAAGCCGGACTTTTTGCTTCAACTAGTCCGTGAGCTGCTCCAGCATGCACCCATAGGTGGTATTATCTCGGATGCGATGAGACACCCGACAGACGGTGTGCATCCAGTATATCTGCAATGCGGTAATATTCTCGATATGATTGTCAAAGCGTGCCCGGGACTGCTAGAGGCAGTCTACCTTATGGCGATGGTACAGTACCTGAGCGGCGAGGTAAACACCGCCACGTCCACCCTGAACCACATACTTTACGATTTGGATCCCGCCTGCTCGGAGGCGCACCTGCTTCTCGCCCAAATCttcatcgagcaaaagcaGTACCAGCGAGCAGTGCAAACCCTTGAAATCTGTCTCAGTCATAGTTTCAAGGTGCGGGAAAACCCCATGTACCATCTACTGTACGGAATTATACTgaaaaaccagcagcagttcgaaAATGCAATGAACAGCTTTATGCTGGCGATGAATCTGAGCGGTATCAATGGAAACAAGCCGGTGGACGGTGCTAGTGCTAAGCAGCAGCCTGCTTTATCGCCCAACTCAAACCAGCTCAGTCTAGGCGATCGTTTAACGTTGTACTTGGAAGTAATTGGGACGCATCAGCAATTGAATCAGAGCTCGGAAGCATTTAAGCTGCTTGAGGTAGTATCATCCGAGTTCGGTGAAACGACCGAAGAGGGTCGACTTACGATCGCTATGGCTGATCTGTACCTGCAGCAGGGTAACCACGCGAGGGCGATCGAGCTGCTGAAAAACATTCCGCTGAACGTGCCGTACTATGTGCAGGCAAAGACCAAGATGGCTTACATATATCTCAATCATCGTAAGGACCGACTCATGTATGCGCAATGCTTTCGTGAGCTCGTCGCCAACTGTCCTGGAGCGTCGAGCTATTTACTGCTTGGCGACGCATGCATGTCGATACAGGAACCGGACGATGCAATCGAGGCGTATCGAGAAGCTTTACGGCAAAACCCGTGTGATCCGCTGATAGCCAGCAAGCTTGGTCGTGCCTACGTACGAACGCATCAGTACAACAAAGCGATTGCCTATTATCAAGAAGCCATCGAAAGCCCAGAAAATTACCCTTTAAGACTGGATCTAGCTGAACTGTTTCTTAAGCTGAAGAAATACCAAAACGCCGAAGAGGTGCTCTCTGAAGAAGGCAGCATTGCGAAAGG TGATAGCAACGATCTGACTGTAATGCAGATGCGGACGAAGCAACTGCTGTTACTCGCTCGTATTCGCGAAAAGGCAAATCAGCTGAACGCATCCCTTCAAACCCTGAAAGAAGCGCGCGACAATCAGCTCAAGGTACAGCAGCGACTGATGGTAGGCCAAACCAATGTATCGAGTGAGCCGAAAAAAATGCTTTCGAA AATTTGTGTTCTAATGGCGGAACAGTCGATGGCGATACGTGACAACGAGCAGATGGTGATGCACTACAAAGAGGCGCTTAAATTCGCGCACGGTGACACGAGTGTGATGGCGTCGCTGGCCCGTATCTACATGCAGCTTAATCAGATCAGTGAGTGTCAGGCGATGTGTGCGCAGATCTTTCAGCTCGAGCCAAAGAACGAAACGGCGCTGGTCATGATGGCCGATCTGTCCTTCCGGCAGATGGACTTCGAGGGTGCGGTATATCACTTttcgcagctgctgctcaatcAGCCCACCTACTGGACGGCACTCGCGCGCATGGTCGAGGTGATGCGTCGCAGTGGCCTGCTGTCCGAGGCCAGCGGCTTTCTGGAGCGGGCCAGTGAAGCTAGCCGTGCCGAAGGTGAGGCCGGTTACAACTATTGCAAAGGCCTGTACGAATGGTACAGAGGAAATCCCAACAGCGCGCTTCGACTGTTCAACCTTTGTCGTCGCGACGCGGAATGGGGTCAGCAGGCGATTTACAACATGATCGGCATCTGTCTGAATCCGGACGGTGATCTGCCGAGCGAAGGTGCGGCTGCCGATGTTGGTGCGAGTGATCTTGAGGTTAAGGATTCGCGTTCGATGGCGCTTCGGACGGCCGAGCGATTGCTGAACGAGTTGCGACCCCGCCATGGTGTTATGGAGAACGAACGGCTTaaccaccagctgctggaaaactttctgctgttggcttccCGCCAAAAGCATAGCGTAGAGCGATCGCTGCAGAACTTTACCACGCTGGCTGGGCAGGTCCAGCATCGCGAGAACATCGGCGCTATCTATGGGATGGCGGCGGCGCACGTGATGCTGAAGCAGAGTCAACGGGCAAAGAATCAGCTGAAGCGAGTCGCGAAGCACGTGTGGACCTTCGAGGATGCGGAGTATCTGGAAatgtgctggctgctgctggccgatctGTACGTGCAGGCTGGGAAGTACGAGCTGGCAACGGAGCTGTTGCGACGCGTTCTGCAGCACAACAAGTCGTGCACCAAGGCGCACGAGCTGAGTGGTATCGCGGCCGAAAAGGACCAGAACTACCGCGCTGCGGCCCACAGCTACGACGCTGCGTGGCGGTACTGCGGCAAAACGAAGCCAAACATAGGCTTCAAGCTGGCGTTCAACTATATGAAAACCAAGCGGTATGCCGACGCGATCGACATTTGCCAGCAGGTGCTCAAGCTACACCCAGACTATCCCTCCATTCGGAAGGATATACTCGAGAAGTGCATAAACAACCTCAAGTCTTAG